The proteins below come from a single Malus domestica chromosome 03, GDT2T_hap1 genomic window:
- the LOC103427781 gene encoding small ribosomal subunit protein uS10c-like produces the protein MAVSSMSSILIPSLPLSNSSAFPTSKPKLSSFALPSANNALKLRASRPSQSSTRVYAAPEVLESQETLIPPPETLEVGSSETPSTSSLSIGEDGDKASPKQKIRIKLRSYFVPLIEDSCKQIMDAARNTNAKTMGPVPLPTKKRIYCVLKSPHVHKDARFHFEIRTHQRLIDILYPTAQTIDSLMQLDLPAGVDVEVKL, from the exons ATGGCAGTTTCTTCTATGTCTTCAATCCTAATTCCTTCACTTCCTCTCTCCAATTCTTCTGCATTTCCGACTTCCAAGCCAAAGCTTTCTTCTTTCGCTTTGCCCTCGGCCAACAATGCCTTAAAGCTCAGAGCTTCAAGACCCTCACAGTCATCCACTAGGGTTTATGCCGCTCCTGAAGTCTTGGAGTCCCAGGAAACCCTAATCCCACCTCCAGAAACCCTcgag GTTGGAAGTTCAGAGACCCCGAGTACTTCATCACTCAGTATTGGTGAAGATGGAGATAAG GCCTCACCCAAGCAGAAAATCAGGATTAAACTGAGGTCTTACTTTGTGCCATTGATAGAAGATTCCTGCAAGCAGATAATGGATGCTGCTAGGAACACGAATGCGAAAACAATGGGTCCTGTACCCTTGCCAACTAAAAAGCGAATCTACTGTGTTCTCAAATCTCCCCATGTCCACAAGGATGCAAGGTTCCATTTTGAGATTCGTACCCACCAACGCCTCATTGATATTCTATACCCAACTGCACAAACAATAGATTCCTTAATGCAACTTGACCTTCCTGCTGGAGTTGATGTGGAGGTCAAACTGTGA